From Methanomicrobia archaeon:
CGCACGCGTCTACCTCCATCTGAAAGGCTATGCACGCGCGACCGTGACGCATCTCGATCTCGAGCATCCCGGACTCGCCGGCCTGATACCACCAAAGGCACGCACCTTCTGCTGGATCATCGGCATCGCGGACGGCATACTGATCAGAACCGAGGGTAACGATACCGTAAAGGTCCTCAGCCCGCAACTCACGACCGTGCTGCCGCAGGGTCTGAAGACCAAGACCTGCGTGGGCGGCAAGGCCACCGGGCTCTTTATCGGGTTCCGCAGACGCGAGTTGCGTAAGCTCGAAGCGCTTCACTCGCTGGCTGACCCGCTCGGTTCGGACTGCAGGTAAGCATGATGGCCGTTTTGTCAATCATGCTCGATCGAGATGCTGCACTGAGTATCCGCTCTTCCTGAGGCACTTGAGAATCCGCTCTTCCTGAGGCACTTGAGTATCCGCTCTTCCTGAGGCACCTGAGTATCCGCTCTTCCTGAGGCTACTCCTGTGCCCTGATACGCTGCGCGATCGCGTCCCCAACCTCGGTCGTCTTCGAGCGGCCGCCAAGATCGTAGGTGCGCACCTTGCCGTCCCTCAAGACCGACTCGATCGCGGCTATCACGCGATCAGCAGCGCGCTTCTCACCGATATTCGCCAGCAGCAACGCACCGGCCCAGATCGTCGCGATCGGGTTCGAGACGTTCTTGCCCTTGTACTTCGGCGCGGAGCCGTGGATCGGCTCGAACATGGATACACCCTCAGGATTGATGTTACCGCCCGGCGCGAGTCCCAGGCCGCCCTGGATCATCGCGCCCAGATCAGTAATGATATCGCCAAACATGTTCGGCGCGACCACAACGTCATACCATTCGGGATTCTTCACGAACCACATGGTGATCGCATCCACGAAATTGAACTCGGTCTGAACATCCGGATAGTCCTTCGCGACCTCCGTGAAGACCTCGCGCCAGAACCCGTAGCAGTGCGTCAGCACGTTCGCCTTGTCCACGCTCGTGAGCTTCTTATCACGCTCCAGCGCGAGCTCAAAGGCGTACCGCATCACACGCTCGCAGCCCTTACGCGAGAGCACACCGATCTGGTAAGCGAGCTCATCCGCATCGGTCTCGATATCCAGCTCGAACGTGACCTGATAGAGCGACCGCAGGATCTCCAGCGTCTGCTGCTTCGTGCTGCCTGCGCCCGTGCCCTTGACGCGGCCGCCGATACCGATATAGAAATCCTCCGTGTTCTCACGCACCACGCTGATATCAATGTCCGCGGGCCCTTTGCCCGCCAGCGGCGTACGCACACCCTCGAGGAGCTTCACCGGCCGCAGATTGATGTACTGATCGAAGTAGAACCGTAGTGCGAGCAGTATCCCCTGCTCCAGGATACCGGGCGCCAGACGGGGATCGCCAATGCAGCCGAAATAGATCGCCGCACTCCCTGCCAGCTCCTTCAACGTTGACTCGCTCAGCAACTCACCCGTCGCCAGGTAATGATCCGCACCCTGCGGATACTCGATCCAATCAAGCTCAAAGCCCTCCGGCTCAGACACCGCCTCGAGCACCTTGATCCCTTCTGCTATGAGCTCAGGCCCGATGCCATCGCCACGCAGTACCGCTATCTTATAGTTTCTCATGTCCGCCGTTCACGCTCCTCTATTCTTACCTGCATTTTACAGCCGAAACAAGTGCGAGCGCAGAATCGCGATCTTCTGCTTCTGCTTCTGTTCGTTCGTTAACCTTAACAGTTATGCAGAGATAAAAATGGTTGAACTCCGTGGTGCGCATCCCGAATATACGCGCCACACCTCGAAAGCTTTAACTAGCTCGTGAATCTCACCCTTGTTAAGGATGAAACATGAATAGATCTGGAGGGCGGTTCATGAACCTGAAGACAATCGGAAGTGCGCTGGCGATCGTGCTCCTCGCGACTATCCTCTGCTCGGCCGTTGCCGTCCTTGCCGATCCGGGCGAGGAGATCCTGTTCCTGGGGACCATAACTGATGGTCCGCATGCACTTCCCGGCGCTAAGTGGTGCATGGTAACGGTCGATCAGGTGATCAGTGGCCCGTACCCGAACTGTACCGAAGTGAAGGTGAGACTGTACATTTCCCCACCATTCCCCTGGGGATATTTCGAGACCACTCTTTCCGCTGGTGACCGGGTCGAGGTGTTTGGGAAATATAGTGAGGAGTGCACCGTATCACTGAACGGCAATGCGGACTATTACATAACGAAATATCTCAGACCCCAGGTACCTGCTATCAACACACCGGGACTGCTTGTGCTCGTCGTCATGCTCGCTGCACTCATTATCCTGGGAATACAGCGGCGAGAGAAACGCTAAAGTCCTCGCTTCTTCTGCTTGGCTCGGTTTAGCTCTGAGCAGTGAGTGAGGTACAGGCCGAAAGGAAGGTATCTGCAGGCTAGTGTCTGAACAATTTAATTTTAGAATACTTTAATAATCAGTGAACACCATGAGATATACTCATGGGAGGTATTGAGCTTAAAGAGAGCGAGGAAAAGTTACTCAAGAACTTTATAAAAAAGGGACGAAAAAGTGCAAGAGGGCTAACCAGAGCACGTATTCTGCTGCTGGCTAACCAGCAGAAGGGGGACACTGAGATAGCAGAGATATTAGGTGTTGGCAGGAACACCATCTGGAGGATCAAGAAGAGATATCGTGAAGAAGGTCTTGAAAGTGCCCTTAAAGAGAAACCAAGGTCTGGACAGCCTAAAAAATACACAGAACGGCACGAAGCGGAAATTATAGCGCAGGCATGCACCAAATCGCCCGATGGACGCAAAAGATGGTCGCTTACCTTGCTCACCGAAGAAATGAGGAAGAAGGAAGGGTTTGAAACCATAAATCGGGAGAGTATTCGGCTCATTTTAAAAAAAGCCAAACAAAACCGTGGCTGAAAAAGATGTGGTGCATCCAGACGATTGATGCGCCCTTCAGAGCGTGCATGTACGATGTCCTTGACCTGTATGAAGAACCGTACGATCACAAAAAGCCTCTCGTCTGTCTTGATGAGAAACCGAAGCAGCTTCTCGGGCAGAAGAGAATGGCAATCCCCATGACTCCGGGAAGTCCTGAAAAATATGATTATGAATATGTGAGGAACGGTACAGCAAACATCTTCATGGCTGTCGAATTCAAGGCAGGGAAACGGGTAACGCAGGTCACTGAACGAAGAACTATGGAGGATTATGCATTGTTCGTGAAGATGCTTGTTGACGAAGAATACCGGGGTGTTGAAGTCATCAGATTGGTCACCGATAACCTCAACACCCACAGGGAAACGGCATTCTATGAGACGTTCAGCAAAGATGAGGCGGAACGAATTCTGAGCAAGATTGAAGTCCACCACACACCAAAGCATGCAAGTTGGCTCAATGCTGCGGAAATCGAGATCAATGTGATGGATATCGAATGCACGGACGAACGAATCGTGAGCAAGGAGATATTGGCCGGGAAGTAGCTGCATGGACTGCGCGAAGGAACGACCAGAAAAAGAAGATCAACTGGAAGTTTACCCGGGAGAGGGCTGATAAAAAGCTGTCTAAGTATTATGTTCCGTGATTAAATGGTCATGACACTAGCGCTGCAACAGCCGGTTCACCGCGTTCACATACGCCTCGATCGAGGCCATCACGATGTCGTCCCGTGCACCCCGTGCGGTCACGATCCGGTCGCCCTTCTTGACGCCCACAATGACCTCTGCGAGCGCGTCCGAGCCGCCGGTGATCGCTTCGATCCGGAAATCCTTCAGCTCGATGCAGCCACCCAGCTCGTCACCGATCACCTCCTGCAGGGCCTTCAACGCGGCATCCACAGGGCCAACGCCCATCTGCGCGCTGCAGCACTCCTTGCCGCGCACGATCGCCTTCAACGACGCGGTCGGTATCAGGTTATTCCCGGTCATTACCGAGAGCTCCTTGAGCTCCACCACGCGCTCGTGCTTCGCGACCTCGCCGGTAACCACTTCCGCGATCGTGAAGAGGTCGTCATCCGTGACCTTCTTGCCGCCCGCGCTCAGCGCCTTTACGCGCTCCAGAATATCGTCCACCTGCTCTCGCGGCAGGAACATCCCGATCTCCGACAGCTTCTTCTCCACCGAGTGCCGCCCGGTATGTTTACCGAGCACGATCCGCCGCCGGTGCCCCACCATCTCCGGTGTCATGATGCCCGGCTCGAAGGTCTCGCTCTTCTCGAGCACGCCGTGCGCGTGAATGCCCGATTCGTGCGAGAAGGCATTCTCACCCACGATCGGCTTCGTTATCGGGATCTGAACCCCGGAGAACCGCTCAACCATCTTCGCCGTCTCAAAGAGGTACACCGTCTTGATATTCGTTCTGAGCCCGTAGATCGCGCTCAGGCCCATGACGGTCTCCACGAGATCCGCATTGCCCGCACGCTCACCCAGGCCGTTCATCGAGACCTGCACCTGTGACGCACCGGCCTTCACGGCCGCCAGACTGTTCGCAACACCGAGCCCGAAGTCGTTATGGCAGTGGATGCTGAGGGGTACGTGGACCGCGCGATAGATCGCGTCCACCAGCTCATAGATCGCGAACGGCTCGCTCACACCGACCGTATCCGGGACGTTGAGTATGTCCGCACCGGCCGATTCCGCGGTCTTGAAGAGCTCAATGAGATACCCACGGTCTGTGCGCGTCGCGTCCATCGCGGAGAACATACAGGCGAAGCCGTGATCCTTCACATACCGCGTCATCGCGTACGTCTGCTCCGTCACCGCGGCCTCGCTCATGCGCGTGGTATGGTCACGCTGTATCCGCGACGATGGCACGAAGATGTGGATCAGATCAACACCGCAGTCGATGCACGCGTCAATATCCTGCGGCAGGACACGCGCGAGCCCGCAGACTCGTGCTGACAGGCCCTCCGCCACGATCGCCTGCACGATCGCCTTCTCATCCTTCGACGCTAGCGGATAGCCCGCCTCGATGATGTCCACGCCGAGCTTATCCAGCTGCCGCGCGATCGCTCGCTTCTGCTCGAGCGAGAACGAAATGCCCGGGGTCTGCTCACCATCTCGCAGGGTCGTATCAAAGATCTCTATCGTTCGGCTGGGTCCGTGTGCACTATCACGTTCTCCTGTGCTCATCTTGTTATCTACCTGTCCTCCAGTCCTGCTCTCTCTCTCTCTCTTTCTCTGCTCCCGTGCCTGCAAAAGATCTGGATATAACTAAAGAGCATATACCGCCTATATTAAGCTATAAAGGACCAAATAACCAAATACAAGTGGAGGGATGGTGAAGATGGAGAAGAAGAGTGGCATTGTAGGCTTTACCGGTGCGTTTCGCGAGCAGATCGGTGCGGTCGAAGCGGGTGCGAAGGTGGTCTTTACCGGCTCCGTTGCGGTCTGCACGCCCTTTATCGAATTGCTCGCCTATACCGTCCGTGACAAGGGCTTTGAGATGATCTATGTGCCTGTTGCGGACGCGAAGGAAGCGCGGAAGATCATCGAGGTGCCGAAGGTGGGGTTCAGCGTGCTCGACGAGCCTGCCGACCCTGACAACCCGGATGTGGTGGTGGTCCTCGGCGGACTGGCGATGCCGAAGTTCGGCTGCGCACCCGAGGCGGTGACGAAGCTGATCACGGAGCTCGCCGGCAAAGCGAAGCCGAAGATTATCGGGGTTAGCTTCATGAACATCTTCGAACGCGCCGGCTGGGATAAGCAGGTACCCTTCGATGTCATCATCGATACCACCATGGAGAGCGTGGTGAAGTGAAGTGACGTAGCGGTACGTGCTTTCGTACGCAGCTGCTTAGTTAGCTTACAGAGCGGCCGGTGCACACACAGCACTGCGGTGAGCTCCGCGGTTCGGCGTGATGGAGCGAGTGAGTGAGTGAGTGAGCGAAGACGGTAAGCTAAGAGGCTCGTGACACGCACCTGCGCGTTCTCAGATGGGTGGGCCGACCGGTATCGAAGGAAGGGTGGGGGGCACAGCTTAAGAACGGGCTTTGATCCGTGTGTCCCGTGCGAGCGTGCGCACAAGTGGCAGAAAGCCGCAAGGCAAACTAAAAGAAGCGGCTGGCTTATGTTAGTGCCTCTTCGTCCTGCTCAGAGTTACCACGGCGAATGCAGCGAGTAGACCAGAGAGTACCACCAACCCCGGTGGGGTCGTTGCCGGCACCGAACTGTACACGGTCACAGTGAGCGTATCATACCCAACACCCCCGTCATCGTCCCTTACCGTGAGGTTGACCGTGTAGATCTGGGGCTGAGAATAGACGTGTGTTGGCGTCAATGTCCCGGTGATTGAGTTTCCGTCGCCGAAGTCCCACTCGAAGGTCCAGTTGTCACAGCCGGGATCGATAAAGCTGCCGTTGAACGTCACGGGTTTGTATGCGTCGGTGATGAGGTCCGGACCGGCAGTGACGGTTGGCGCGATGTTACTGATATTCACCGAGATGTTCACGGTGCTGCTGAAGCCTTCCTCGTCGGTGACGCGCAGCGTTACGGGATAAATGCCGTTGTCGCACCACGTATGGTTTATCGTCCCTGTGGTGCTGTTCACTTCGAAGATACTATCGGTGTCGAAATCCCATTCGTAGCTGACGATTGGGCTGCAGGCAACCGAAACGGAAACAGTGAATTCGATCGTTTCGTTCTCATCGCCCGCATAAGGCCCGCCCACCAGGATCTGCGGGGGCTCATACGTGGGGATCTTGAACGCCATGGTGGGGTCGCCGAAGTAGTGGAAGAGCTCGTACTGCCGCTTCTTAACGTCCCAGGGCCAGCCGTCGTGCGTGTACATGTACTGGCGTCCGTAATTCAGGATCTCGCCTGCCCTGAGCAGCGGGGTCGCCGACCCGTGCACGGGATCGAAGTTCGGCCAGATAGCGTCCACGAAGCCTTTTGCAAGGTCGTCGTTCCAGCCGCTCGTGCTGATCCGCGTAGCACCGAATACGCCTGCGGCTCCGCCATCCTGCTGACGTAAAAATGCCTCGCAGAGACAGTCGAAATTTCTAGCTGTATAGTCGTCATCAGTCTCGCCGTCAAACCAGCCCGTCTCGCAGTTGATCGAGAAGATGATCGTGTAATACGCCTCATTGGTGAGGCTCGGAACATCGGACGCCTCAAACTCAGGATCACCCCAGCCCTCGACGGGGGAACTGGGCCGATTCAGCGAGCCACCGTGGTCACGGTGGAAGACAACGAACCGGCCGTCGTTTATCGCGGTGGTAATATCCGCAGTACCGGCGTTCCACGGGTAAGCGGGTCGCAGAAGGGCCGCGGGCAGCGGAAGGCCCAGATCATAGTCGCCGTTGTTGTAATTGGTGGGATCCACATGAGCTTCCGTTGTATACAGCCGATCAACCACAAAGCCCTCGCCGATGAGGTAGTCACGAATCTCTTCTGATGTCAGAATGAATCGCCGGTCCTCGAAGCCGTCTTCATCCCCCGCTATCCATGTCTCGCCGTCCTGGAAAAAGCCGCAGACTGCAGCCTTGTTCTCCCCGCAGAGCCACTGATTATCCTCGTACGCAAAGATCTTAGCGATCACCGTATTCGCTTCTGGCAGGTTTTCCACAGAGATGCGTCCGTAGAAGAGGTCGGGCGTCCAGTATTCCTGGTAATATGGTGCTGCCGCCTCGGGTCCATTCAATATGGCGTAGTAAAGATCCGTTCCGGTGCGGTGACCCGTGGGGTAGTAAACGCTCAGGTGTACGGTTTTATAGAACGGCGGGATATGGTTTGCCTCACCGAGCAGCAGCAAGAACGAGGGACGAGGACTCCAGGTATCGTACGCAGTTTGAATGTACGCCTTGATCTGCTCGGCGGTGGTGCCTGTTACGGTAGTATTCACGACGAGCGTGCTGATTCCTTGCGCGTTCCGCCGTGCAGACAGGTTATCCGCCGCGGGCTCCAGCTCGGGATCGGTAATGATGAGGAAGTCACAGCCGCCGTTGCCACCAGTGCCGAGCGGTGTACCTGTAGCTAGTACCGCACCGGCACCGGCATCAACTCCTGTTACCAGGTCTGGTGACGGCACATAGCCGACCAGCGTCGAATACATGCCTTCGAAATAGCCGGAATCCGAGGACGATGCTCCTGGTCTCGTCGCCATCCGCAATTCTCCCTGGTAATCGATTCGCACGGTAATCGAGGAATAAACAATGAGCTCACCCGTAACCGGATTATGCTGGAAGGCGGCAACGAGCACGGGGAGTATCTTCAGCTCACGCAGTGTCCCGATGGGTCCGTATTCGATCAACGGGTCGGGATAAAACTGGCTGGTGTTATAGAACGTCTCATCCATCGTGAATTCCGGCGTAGGGAAGGGCGGATAGGTACGCTCCAGCTGATCCTCGCCCGGTTCCTGTACCGGGTAGACGAAATAATCGCTCAAATTTAGTGACGTGCTATCCTGAACGTATGCGGTAACCCAATACCCAGCCGGAAGCTGCTCGAGAGCGACCATCATGCCGTACCTCGGGAGCGCGGTATTGCCGAGTTCGTTGGTCTTGCCGCACCCGGGTAGCTCCAGAACATCGAATAGATGGTCTCCTACCCGAACCTGACTTGACTGAAACGCCGGGAAATCGATTTTGAGCGTCATTCCAGTCGCATCCGACGAAATAACCGTTACAATAACGGTATCTGGCTGCTGTGCCGTGACCGCTGAAGTACTGGCCAATAAAAGTATCATGCTCAGTAGTGCTATGCTCTTGGCCCCTACCATAATCTTCTCGTTTTGTTCATCTTTAGTCATCATACATATATACACCTTCAAGCTACGGTTGGCCGATTACCAATAAAAGCATTGCTCTTGCCGTGCCGTGCGGCGGTCAAGTTGCTGGGCTGGTGAAGCGGCACTTAAAGCACCCCGAAGGCAATGACGGGTACGCCGGGGAATGCGACCGAAAAATCCGCATGGCCGAGAACGATACCGTCATTCAGCGCACGAATCGTCTCCTGTAACTTACCGAACGTATTATAAATTTTCGCGACGGCCTGGCCTCGGGTGACCAGATCGCCCGGTTTGGCCAGAAATCGGATGATACCACTGGTTGAGCTCAGCGGCAGCTGGGAGTAGTTCAGGATCTCACCTCGCACAAGCTCGGGCACGGGATAGTGGAACGGCTTTTCCAGCGGCGAAACCATCCCGAGATCAGCGAGGATATTGACGATCGAGTACACACCGAACTCTATGTTTCGCTCGTTCACCACATAGGACTCACCCAATTCGAGCGTCATTGCGGGAATATCATGCTGGAGGAGGCTATAAGAGAGTGATCGCTTCAACTCCTCGGTATCGCGTATAACCAGTAGCCCGGTTTTCTCACTGAAATACTGCGTTGTTGCATAGGCGGTCCCCGCGAGGGTGCGCGGGCACGGGTCGAGTAACGCATGAGGGATCGATCTTCGCCAATCGTTATGGAGATCCAGAACGAGCGCAGGATTCGTTTGGGCGATAGTGCTGAAGGTTTTGTCAGCAATTCGCTCTGCAAGTGAGCCGTTTTTATTGCCGGGGAAGGAGCGGTTGAGATCCTCCTTGCTCAGAATAATGTCGCGCGACGCGGTTTCAAAGCCCAGTGGATTCATCAGTGGAAACGCGTAGATGCTCCCGTTCAGCAATCGTTTCCGGACGGTTTTGAACAGTTCCTGGATGACGACGATACCGCCGACTTCATCACCGTGCACGCAAGCGGTGAGCCAGACGACGGGGCCGGAGCAGGGGCTTTCCGCAGCCATCAGCGGCAGCCGTCGGCGCGATAAATCCGACCCCGTCAGGATTTTGAGGAATGAATAGCTGATTCTTGGCTTTCCGAAAGAGTGGCCACGGCGATTCGTTCCCCTACCCGTTTCACGCGCGATCACGTTCGCTTTTCCTTTAGTGTACTACTATGCTATGAGTATAAGGGACTGGCTTAAGAAGCTATTTTTTCGCAGGGCAGAAACCGATATGTTCGTTGTTAAGGCGGTCTTCGCTCTTTGCTCACATACCCCTGTCAACTTCTTTGTCCCGCACCTACCTGGTCCAAAATCTGTAGTGCTAACGCCTTACACACCGCTTCGATCTCAGGCTCCGCATACCCGCCCTTGTTCAGATACGCGGTCAGCTCAGTCACGATCTTCACCGTGTTTTTGCGTGCCCGTTCTTCGGTCAAGGGCTTCTCGCCCTGCAGCTTGATCCCGCCTTCCTTCCACCCTTCTGCGAAGTACCAGTCCTTATACCACCGGCAGCCGCAGCGCCACAGCAAGTACCCGATCGGCGTCGCAGGGGCCGGCACGCCCGAAATGAGCGCGCGTGCTGTTATTTTATGCTCCAAATAAGCGACCGATAGGTGCCCGCCGGGTGGAAT
This genomic window contains:
- a CDS encoding DUF1122 domain-containing protein, translated to MTEGGGAGETANPLYALQGRRVGAHTLQVGAVQPGAFASVYSFRLQIQEHTIVSGLFYEGSRHIKPWLELEYMPRSGDERDPDGEALFQLLAELIPPGGHLSVAYLEHKITARALISGVPAPATPIGYLLWRCGCRWYKDWYFAEGWKEGGIKLQGEKPLTEERARKNTVKIVTELTAYLNKGGYAEPEIEAVCKALALQILDQVGAGQRS
- a CDS encoding 2-isopropylmalate synthase — protein: MSTGERDSAHGPSRTIEIFDTTLRDGEQTPGISFSLEQKRAIARQLDKLGVDIIEAGYPLASKDEKAIVQAIVAEGLSARVCGLARVLPQDIDACIDCGVDLIHIFVPSSRIQRDHTTRMSEAAVTEQTYAMTRYVKDHGFACMFSAMDATRTDRGYLIELFKTAESAGADILNVPDTVGVSEPFAIYELVDAIYRAVHVPLSIHCHNDFGLGVANSLAAVKAGASQVQVSMNGLGERAGNADLVETVMGLSAIYGLRTNIKTVYLFETAKMVERFSGVQIPITKPIVGENAFSHESGIHAHGVLEKSETFEPGIMTPEMVGHRRRIVLGKHTGRHSVEKKLSEIGMFLPREQVDDILERVKALSAGGKKVTDDDLFTIAEVVTGEVAKHERVVELKELSVMTGNNLIPTASLKAIVRGKECCSAQMGVGPVDAALKALQEVIGDELGGCIELKDFRIEAITGGSDALAEVIVGVKKGDRIVTARGARDDIVMASIEAYVNAVNRLLQR
- a CDS encoding isocitrate/isopropylmalate dehydrogenase family protein — protein: MRNYKIAVLRGDGIGPELIAEGIKVLEAVSEPEGFELDWIEYPQGADHYLATGELLSESTLKELAGSAAIYFGCIGDPRLAPGILEQGILLALRFYFDQYINLRPVKLLEGVRTPLAGKGPADIDISVVRENTEDFYIGIGGRVKGTGAGSTKQQTLEILRSLYQVTFELDIETDADELAYQIGVLSRKGCERVMRYAFELALERDKKLTSVDKANVLTHCYGFWREVFTEVAKDYPDVQTEFNFVDAITMWFVKNPEWYDVVVAPNMFGDIITDLGAMIQGGLGLAPGGNINPEGVSMFEPIHGSAPKYKGKNVSNPIATIWAGALLLANIGEKRAADRVIAAIESVLRDGKVRTYDLGGRSKTTEVGDAIAQRIRAQE
- a CDS encoding PKD domain-containing protein, whose protein sequence is MMTKDEQNEKIMVGAKSIALLSMILLLASTSAVTAQQPDTVIVTVISSDATGMTLKIDFPAFQSSQVRVGDHLFDVLELPGCGKTNELGNTALPRYGMMVALEQLPAGYWVTAYVQDSTSLNLSDYFVYPVQEPGEDQLERTYPPFPTPEFTMDETFYNTSQFYPDPLIEYGPIGTLRELKILPVLVAAFQHNPVTGELIVYSSITVRIDYQGELRMATRPGASSSDSGYFEGMYSTLVGYVPSPDLVTGVDAGAGAVLATGTPLGTGGNGGCDFLIITDPELEPAADNLSARRNAQGISTLVVNTTVTGTTAEQIKAYIQTAYDTWSPRPSFLLLLGEANHIPPFYKTVHLSVYYPTGHRTGTDLYYAILNGPEAAAPYYQEYWTPDLFYGRISVENLPEANTVIAKIFAYEDNQWLCGENKAAVCGFFQDGETWIAGDEDGFEDRRFILTSEEIRDYLIGEGFVVDRLYTTEAHVDPTNYNNGDYDLGLPLPAALLRPAYPWNAGTADITTAINDGRFVVFHRDHGGSLNRPSSPVEGWGDPEFEASDVPSLTNEAYYTIIFSINCETGWFDGETDDDYTARNFDCLCEAFLRQQDGGAAGVFGATRISTSGWNDDLAKGFVDAIWPNFDPVHGSATPLLRAGEILNYGRQYMYTHDGWPWDVKKRQYELFHYFGDPTMAFKIPTYEPPQILVGGPYAGDENETIEFTVSVSVACSPIVSYEWDFDTDSIFEVNSTTGTINHTWCDNGIYPVTLRVTDEEGFSSTVNISVNISNIAPTVTAGPDLITDAYKPVTFNGSFIDPGCDNWTFEWDFGDGNSITGTLTPTHVYSQPQIYTVNLTVRDDDGGVGYDTLTVTVYSSVPATTPPGLVVLSGLLAAFAVVTLSRTKRH
- a CDS encoding DUF2124 domain-containing protein, which translates into the protein MEKKSGIVGFTGAFREQIGAVEAGAKVVFTGSVAVCTPFIELLAYTVRDKGFEMIYVPVADAKEARKIIEVPKVGFSVLDEPADPDNPDVVVVLGGLAMPKFGCAPEAVTKLITELAGKAKPKIIGVSFMNIFERAGWDKQVPFDVIIDTTMESVVK